The Lycium barbarum isolate Lr01 chromosome 9, ASM1917538v2, whole genome shotgun sequence genome has a segment encoding these proteins:
- the LOC132609574 gene encoding guanine nucleotide-binding protein subunit gamma 2-like codes for MESPISVSLELINDDKPQVEEELISLSSSMAETSTRPLSRSTTGHHFVMGKHRMAAAITSLDQQIQFIQEELDKLESYGEASIVCKEFLSVVEAKPDALLPVTKGPSDVKWDRWFQGANGSRRNRRWI; via the exons ATGGAGTCACCAATATCAGTATCACTAGAACTTATTAATGATGATAAGCCTCAAGTGGAAGAAGAACTAATTTCTTTATCTTCATCTATGGCTGAGACAAGTACAAGACCTCTTTCAAGAAGTACAACTGGTCATCATTTTGTTATGGGGAAACATCGTATGGCTGCTGCTATTACTTCTCTCGATCAGCAAATCCAATTTATTCag GAAGAATTGGACAAGCTTGAATCATATGGAGAGGCCTCCATAGTCTGCAAAGA ATTTCTTTCAGTCGTAGAAGCCAAACCAGATGCTCTGCTTCCAGT GACCAAAGGACCATCAGATGTTAAATGGGATAGATGGTTTCAAGGAGCCAATGGGTCAAGACGTAACAGACGCTGGATCTGA
- the LOC132609573 gene encoding 14 kDa proline-rich protein DC2.15-like, protein MASKKVFSTLALFLSLNLIFFTFVSSCGTCPKPKPPPKPKPSCPPPPYVPTKETCPIDTLKLGVCANVLGLVNVVVGSPPVKPCCSLISGLADVEAALCLCTAIKANVLGINLNVPISLSLLLNVCSKKVPSGFQCPS, encoded by the coding sequence atggcttccAAGAAGGTTTTCTCTACTCTTGCTCTTTTCCTTTCCCTTAACCTAATTTTCTTCACATTTGTCTCAAGTTGTGGTACTTGCCCTAAACCAAAACCACCCCCAAAGCCAAAGCCATCATGCCCTCCACCACCATATGTTCCAACAAAGGAAACTTGCCCTATTGATACCTTAAAGTTAGGTGTTTGTGCCAATGTTCTTGGATtagttaatgttgttgttggttCACCACCAGTGAAACCTTGTTGTAGCCTTATTTCTGGACTTGCTGATGTTGAAGCTGCTCTTTGTCTTTGCACTGCTATTAAGGCTAATGTTTTGGGAATTAACCTTAATGTTCCTATCTCATTGAGCTTGCTTCTTAATGTTTGCTCCAAGAAAGTCCCCTCTGGGTTCCAGTGCCCTAGCTAA